One Pseudomonas sp. AN-1 genomic region harbors:
- a CDS encoding TauD/TfdA family dioxygenase: protein MSLNIQPITGRIGATVSGVRVTDLSDAQFAELNQALLKHKALFFPEQHLSDAEQEAFASRFGDLVVHPTTPSEANTAGILEVDSERSRANSWHTDISFVVDYPKITFLRGEVIPEFGGDTVFANTASAYQDLPEPLQQLADRLWVRHTNDYDYAAPKQIEAVVNKRFREQFTSTVYESEHPLVRVHPETGEKALLLGHFADRIVGLNSRDSRALLDLFQAHIVKLENIVRWRWSQGDLAVWDNRATQHIAVDDYGSARRIVRRSTVHGEIPVSVSGETSRAIKPSADTRTPLTEADKLALKQAS, encoded by the coding sequence ATGAGCCTGAACATCCAACCCATCACCGGCCGCATCGGCGCCACCGTCAGCGGCGTGCGCGTGACCGACCTCAGCGACGCGCAGTTCGCCGAGCTGAATCAGGCGCTGCTCAAGCACAAAGCGCTGTTCTTCCCCGAGCAGCACCTCAGTGATGCCGAGCAGGAAGCCTTCGCCAGCCGTTTCGGCGACCTGGTGGTTCACCCGACCACGCCGTCCGAGGCCAACACTGCCGGCATCCTCGAGGTCGACTCCGAGCGTTCGCGCGCCAACTCCTGGCATACCGACATCAGCTTCGTGGTCGACTACCCGAAGATCACCTTCCTGCGCGGCGAGGTGATTCCCGAGTTCGGCGGCGACACCGTGTTTGCCAACACCGCCAGCGCCTACCAGGACCTGCCCGAACCGCTCCAGCAGCTGGCCGACCGCCTTTGGGTGCGCCACACCAATGACTACGACTACGCCGCGCCCAAGCAGATCGAGGCGGTGGTCAACAAGCGCTTCCGCGAGCAGTTCACCTCCACCGTCTACGAGAGCGAGCACCCGCTGGTGCGCGTGCATCCGGAAACCGGCGAGAAGGCGCTGCTGCTCGGCCACTTCGCCGACCGCATCGTCGGCCTCAACTCGCGCGACTCGCGCGCGCTGCTCGACCTGTTCCAGGCGCACATCGTCAAGCTGGAGAACATCGTGCGCTGGCGCTGGAGCCAGGGCGACCTGGCGGTGTGGGACAACCGCGCCACCCAGCACATCGCCGTCGACGACTATGGCAGCGCCCGCCGCATCGTGCGCCGCAGCACCGTGCACGGCGAGATCCCGGTCTCGGTGAGCGGCGAAACCAGCCGCGCCATCAAACCCAGCGCCGACACCCGCACGCCGCTGACCGAGGCCGACAAGCTGGCGCTAAAGCAGGCCAGCTGA
- a CDS encoding sigma-54 dependent transcriptional regulator codes for MNAPVLTLAPHENSREEIRAKALLFADIRSQQLLEQAELVAASPVPVLIHGETGTGKELLARHLHKRSGRKGPFVAVNGAAINESLAESEFFGHEAGAFTGANGRREGWFEAAQGGTLFLDEIGDLPLALQVKLLRVLQEREVVRVGGRKPIPIDVRIVTATHVDLQSAITAGRFREDLYYRLNIVTLRIPPLRDRPGDILPLARHFLGQFAREHARPLPELNADAVQRLLAHSWPGNIRELENTLLSAALLAGGPLIEGRHLQFSRRAAPAPAPTTTAGAPPNNAGAPTDPLWQGIRQQLQELLDHEHPELLARWEELLVETTLARHHFNQVHSADRLGISRHALRTLMKRYDLLPPPTGARYSNAG; via the coding sequence ATGAACGCACCCGTCCTGACTCTGGCTCCCCATGAGAACAGCCGCGAGGAAATCCGGGCCAAGGCGCTGCTGTTCGCCGACATCCGCTCCCAGCAACTGCTGGAACAGGCCGAGCTGGTCGCCGCCAGCCCCGTGCCCGTGCTGATCCACGGCGAAACCGGCACCGGCAAGGAACTGCTGGCCCGTCACCTGCACAAGCGCAGCGGCCGCAAGGGGCCGTTCGTGGCGGTGAACGGCGCGGCGATCAACGAAAGCCTGGCCGAGAGCGAATTCTTCGGCCACGAGGCCGGCGCCTTCACCGGCGCCAACGGCCGCCGCGAGGGCTGGTTCGAGGCCGCCCAGGGCGGCACCCTGTTCCTCGACGAGATCGGCGACCTGCCGCTGGCGCTGCAGGTCAAGCTGCTGCGCGTGCTGCAGGAGCGCGAGGTGGTGCGCGTCGGCGGACGCAAGCCGATTCCCATCGACGTGCGCATCGTCACCGCCACCCACGTCGACCTGCAGTCGGCGATCACCGCCGGGCGCTTCCGCGAAGATCTCTACTACCGGCTGAATATTGTCACCCTGCGCATCCCGCCGCTGCGCGACCGCCCCGGCGACATCCTGCCGCTGGCCCGGCACTTCCTCGGCCAGTTCGCCCGCGAACACGCCCGCCCGCTGCCCGAGCTGAACGCCGACGCCGTGCAGCGCCTGCTGGCGCACAGCTGGCCCGGCAACATCCGCGAGCTGGAGAACACCCTGCTGTCCGCCGCCCTGCTGGCCGGCGGGCCGCTGATCGAGGGACGCCACCTGCAATTCAGCCGCCGGGCTGCGCCTGCCCCGGCTCCGACCACGACCGCTGGTGCGCCGCCTAACAATGCGGGCGCGCCGACCGACCCGCTCTGGCAGGGCATCCGCCAGCAGCTGCAGGAGCTGCTCGACCACGAGCACCCGGAGCTGCTGGCGCGCTGGGAGGAGCTGCTGGTGGAGACCACCCTCGCCCGCCACCACTTCAACCAGGTGCACAGCGCCGACCGCCTGGGCATCAGCCGCCATGCGCTGCGCACCCTGATGAAACGTTACGATCTGCTGCCGCCGCCGACCGGCGCGCGCTACAGCAACGCCGGCTGA
- a CDS encoding TauD/TfdA dioxygenase family protein, whose product MPASQLRHPEVPSAAGLSVTPLSIHIGARIDGVDLKRPLSAAQREAIHAALLRWKVLFFHDQHLDHAQQVALGRQFGELTIGHPVFGYVEGHPEVYSVGRDRFTSRFSEERLVRPWSGWHTDVTAAVNPPAAAILRGVDIPPYGGDTQWTNLVAAYQGLSPTLRAFVDTLRGEHRFTPPEGSVARQGFIDPLAATPLVSEHPLVRVHPLTGEKALFVSPAFLKRIVGLSLRESEQLLALLFEHAIRPEYTVRFKWQAGDVAFWDNRATAHLPPEDIYASDFARQLYRVTLVGEVPVGPDGRESTAIEGRPVLAHTRE is encoded by the coding sequence CCGCGGCAGGGCTGTCGGTCACCCCGCTGTCCATCCACATCGGCGCACGCATCGACGGCGTCGACCTCAAGCGCCCGCTGTCCGCCGCGCAGCGCGAGGCGATCCACGCCGCGCTGCTGCGCTGGAAGGTGCTGTTCTTCCACGACCAGCACCTCGACCACGCCCAGCAGGTGGCCCTCGGCCGCCAGTTCGGCGAGCTGACCATCGGCCATCCGGTATTCGGCTACGTCGAGGGCCATCCCGAGGTCTATTCGGTCGGCCGCGACCGTTTCACCAGCCGTTTCAGTGAGGAACGACTGGTGCGGCCATGGAGCGGCTGGCACACCGACGTCACCGCGGCGGTCAACCCGCCGGCGGCGGCGATCCTGCGCGGGGTGGACATCCCGCCTTACGGCGGCGACACCCAGTGGACCAACCTGGTGGCCGCCTACCAGGGGCTGTCGCCGACCCTGCGCGCCTTCGTCGACACCCTGCGCGGCGAGCACCGCTTCACCCCGCCGGAAGGGAGCGTGGCGCGCCAGGGCTTCATCGACCCGCTGGCGGCGACCCCGCTGGTCAGCGAGCACCCGCTGGTGCGCGTGCATCCGCTGACCGGCGAAAAGGCGCTGTTCGTCAGCCCGGCCTTCCTCAAGCGCATCGTCGGCCTGAGCCTGCGCGAGAGCGAGCAACTGCTGGCTCTGCTGTTCGAGCACGCCATCCGTCCCGAGTACACGGTGCGCTTCAAGTGGCAGGCGGGCGACGTGGCGTTCTGGGACAACCGCGCCACCGCCCACCTGCCGCCAGAGGACATCTATGCCAGCGACTTCGCCCGCCAGCTGTACCGCGTCACCCTGGTCGGCGAGGTGCCGGTCGGCCCGGACGGACGTGAGTCGACCGCCATCGAGGGCCGGCCGGTGCTGGCGCATACGCGGGAGTAG
- a CDS encoding glutathione S-transferase C-terminal domain-containing protein: MSVLYVAPGACSLAAHSLVHELELPIQVEVVALRTPDSPIHRINPLGRVPALSLDDGTLITENSAILPYLADLKPEAGLFAPAGSAERAQIQSWIGYLTSEVHVGGFRPLNRPERYSADEAAHPGIRAQAAEQLHQALAHVDRHLEGRQWLVGERYSIADAYLGVFAGWLPRLGERFADLANLARAREAFQSRLATQQALAAEGQR, encoded by the coding sequence ATGAGCGTTCTTTACGTTGCCCCCGGCGCCTGTTCGCTGGCCGCCCACAGCCTGGTCCACGAGCTGGAGCTGCCGATCCAGGTCGAGGTGGTCGCCCTGCGCACCCCCGATTCGCCGATCCACCGCATCAACCCGCTGGGCCGGGTGCCGGCGCTGTCGCTGGACGACGGCACGCTGATCACCGAGAACAGCGCGATCCTGCCGTATCTGGCCGACCTCAAGCCCGAGGCCGGGCTGTTCGCCCCGGCCGGTAGCGCCGAGCGTGCGCAGATCCAGAGCTGGATCGGCTACCTGACCTCCGAGGTGCACGTCGGCGGCTTCCGCCCGCTCAACCGTCCGGAGCGCTACTCGGCCGACGAGGCGGCCCATCCAGGCATCCGCGCCCAGGCTGCCGAGCAGCTGCACCAGGCGCTGGCGCATGTCGATCGCCACCTTGAAGGCCGCCAGTGGCTGGTGGGCGAGCGCTACAGCATCGCCGACGCCTACCTCGGCGTGTTCGCCGGCTGGCTGCCGCGTCTCGGCGAGCGCTTCGCCGATCTGGCCAACCTGGCCCGCGCCCGCGAGGCGTTCCAGTCCCGCCTGGCCACGCAGCAGGCGCTGGCGGCCGAAGGCCAGCGCTAG